The Vescimonas coprocola genome includes a window with the following:
- a CDS encoding GNAT family N-acetyltransferase, which translates to MEHTNRTIRPLTQQDLEAYLDIYLNAYPAYKTLDEACREHYREKHRLELREDRQVQTVGLFEGDVLIATMKLILFSMNCFGRMQTACGLMALEVHPLHKKQGAALEMIRYFEDYARRHGALLTLLLPFQISFYRRMGYGFAGKLYEYHLPTAVLPKPDGEARRHLRLLQPEDFDRVLACHSRFAAQNHGMVEKFEEEVRAARTDVQVRRIGYCADDGTLQGYVAYRFESASDTNYTRNRLSVEELVYDDGAVLRALLGALKLQEDLAQTVLLRTGEEDFHHLLEDPQDVSGNYIDYGFLQTNVSAIGTMFKILDPAAFVTATAYRTLPQGTLTAAFCYRDELAHRDCRTVLRFDGGRWSALPEEAPAEVTVTCRQGDLASLLMASCGLESMVRLGAVAVTGPWQQLAQLLHYGQKPWLNSDY; encoded by the coding sequence ATGGAACACACCAACCGCACCATCCGCCCCTTGACCCAGCAGGATCTGGAGGCCTATCTGGACATCTACCTCAACGCCTACCCGGCCTATAAAACGCTGGACGAAGCGTGCCGGGAGCACTACCGGGAGAAGCACCGTCTGGAGCTGCGGGAGGACCGTCAGGTGCAGACGGTGGGCCTGTTTGAAGGGGACGTACTCATTGCCACCATGAAGCTGATCCTCTTTTCCATGAACTGCTTCGGCCGGATGCAGACGGCCTGCGGCCTGATGGCGCTGGAGGTGCACCCCCTCCATAAAAAGCAGGGGGCGGCGCTGGAGATGATCCGCTACTTCGAGGACTACGCCCGTCGCCACGGCGCTCTGCTGACGCTGCTGCTGCCCTTCCAGATCTCCTTTTACCGCCGCATGGGCTATGGCTTTGCGGGGAAGCTCTACGAGTACCATCTGCCCACCGCCGTGCTGCCCAAGCCCGACGGAGAGGCCCGCCGCCATCTGCGCCTGCTGCAGCCGGAGGACTTTGACCGGGTGCTGGCCTGTCACAGCCGCTTCGCCGCCCAAAACCACGGCATGGTGGAGAAGTTCGAGGAGGAGGTTCGGGCAGCCCGCACGGATGTTCAGGTGCGCCGCATCGGCTACTGCGCCGACGACGGGACGCTGCAGGGCTATGTGGCCTATCGCTTTGAGAGCGCCAGCGACACCAACTACACCCGCAACCGCCTGTCGGTGGAGGAACTGGTGTACGACGACGGCGCTGTCCTCCGGGCGCTGCTGGGAGCGCTGAAGCTGCAGGAGGATCTGGCCCAGACGGTGCTCCTCCGCACCGGAGAGGAGGACTTCCACCACCTGCTGGAGGATCCGCAGGACGTCTCCGGCAACTACATCGACTACGGCTTCCTGCAAACCAACGTCTCCGCCATAGGCACCATGTTCAAGATTCTGGACCCGGCGGCCTTCGTGACCGCCACCGCCTATCGCACCCTCCCGCAGGGGACGCTGACAGCGGCCTTCTGCTACCGTGATGAGCTGGCCCACCGGGACTGCCGCACGGTGCTGCGCTTCGACGGCGGCCGCTGGTCCGCCCTCCCGGAGGAAGCACCCGCCGAGGTAACGGTGACGTGCCGGCAGGGGGATCTGGCATCCCTGCTGATGGCCTCCTGCGGATTGGAGAGCATGGTGCGGCTGGGAGCCGTCGCCGTCACCGGCCCTTGGCAGCAGCTGGCGCAGCTTCTTCACTACGGCCAGAAGCCGTGGCTGAACTCCGACTATTGA
- a CDS encoding flavodoxin, whose product MSKILVAYFSASGETARLAKTLADVTGGDLFEIRPQTAYTAADLDWNNAKSRSSVEMNDPKSRPAMAETPRLAGYDTVFVGFPIWWYQAPRIIQTFLESADFSGKTVIPFATSGGSGMGKTVELLRSSCAPRYPLERGQAPVQPCLRTGGLCVDEEPVPVK is encoded by the coding sequence ATGAGCAAAATTCTGGTTGCCTATTTTTCTGCCAGCGGCGAAACGGCCCGTCTGGCCAAGACACTGGCGGATGTCACCGGCGGCGATCTCTTCGAAATTCGTCCCCAGACGGCCTACACTGCAGCCGATCTGGACTGGAACAACGCCAAAAGCCGCAGCAGCGTGGAGATGAACGACCCCAAGAGCCGCCCGGCCATGGCGGAGACCCCTCGGTTGGCGGGGTATGACACGGTGTTCGTGGGCTTTCCCATCTGGTGGTATCAGGCGCCCCGCATCATCCAGACCTTTCTGGAGAGCGCCGATTTCTCTGGAAAGACCGTGATTCCCTTCGCTACCTCCGGCGGCAGCGGTATGGGCAAGACCGTGGAGCTCCTGCGATCCTCCTGCGCCCCCCGATACCCGCTGGAACGAGGGCAAGCGCCTGTCCAGCCATGCCTCCGCACAGGAGGTCTCTGCGTGGACGAAGAGCCTGTCCCTGTAAAGTAG
- a CDS encoding flavodoxin — protein sequence MRKLKKWSCLLLALLMLPALAACGKKQQPDSDASQNEVQDADTPQDSTPTEEQTKVLVVYFSATGSTKAVAGYIAETLGADTFELTPQEPYLAADLDYNNSESRACREHENVSLQDVALTSATVEHWEQYSTVFVGYPIWWGGSAWPVNGFVKANNFTGKTVIPFCTSASSALGQSGETLAQLAGTGDWQEGQRFGSSAARSDVADWLTGLGFTVR from the coding sequence ATGCGTAAACTGAAAAAATGGAGCTGCCTGCTGCTGGCTCTGCTGATGCTGCCGGCGCTGGCCGCCTGCGGAAAGAAGCAGCAGCCCGACAGCGATGCCTCGCAGAACGAGGTGCAGGACGCCGATACCCCACAGGATAGCACCCCCACCGAGGAGCAGACCAAGGTGCTGGTGGTGTATTTCTCCGCCACCGGCAGCACCAAGGCTGTGGCGGGATACATCGCCGAGACACTGGGAGCCGATACCTTTGAGCTGACACCGCAGGAGCCCTATCTGGCGGCGGATCTGGACTACAACAACAGCGAGAGCCGGGCCTGTCGGGAGCATGAGAATGTCTCTCTGCAAGATGTGGCTCTCACCTCCGCCACCGTGGAGCACTGGGAACAATACAGCACGGTGTTTGTGGGCTATCCCATCTGGTGGGGCGGCAGCGCATGGCCTGTCAACGGATTTGTGAAGGCAAATAACTTCACAGGGAAGACGGTGATCCCCTTCTGTACCTCCGCCTCCTCCGCCCTCGGCCAGAGCGGGGAGACGCTGGCTCAGCTGGCCGGCACCGGCGACTGGCAGGAGGGCCAGCGCTTCGGCAGCAGCGCCGCCCGGAGCGACGTGGCGGACTGGCTGACGGGGCTGGGCTTCACTGTCCGATAA